One stretch of Rathayibacter festucae DSM 15932 DNA includes these proteins:
- a CDS encoding PP2C family protein-serine/threonine phosphatase, whose translation MSAAGSPIAVQWGSATDRGMKRAINEDSHVAEPPVFVVADGMGGHDAGEVASAIAVDEFRSLVGHDTVRVSEIEECFAGAQVRIAELALSTERSAGTTVSGLAIAEIEDLGYWLVFNLGDSRTYRMAHGALEQVSVDHSVVQELVEAGELDASGMQTHPQRNVITRALGAGSAGAPDFWLLPAATGDRMLVCSDGLTTELDDARIALVLRDEADPQAAATRLLHESLLHGGRDNLTVLVIDATAVSAGDDLDRTVPSDRLPLAIAVSDDTVPREIVAREIVAAPPVTGTPDTEGARP comes from the coding sequence ATGAGCGCTGCGGGCAGCCCGATCGCCGTGCAGTGGGGCAGCGCCACCGACCGCGGGATGAAGCGGGCGATCAACGAGGACTCGCACGTCGCGGAACCCCCGGTCTTCGTCGTCGCCGACGGCATGGGCGGGCACGACGCCGGAGAGGTCGCCAGCGCGATCGCCGTCGACGAGTTCCGCAGCCTGGTCGGCCACGACACGGTCCGCGTCTCCGAGATCGAGGAGTGCTTCGCCGGCGCCCAGGTCCGCATCGCGGAGCTGGCCCTCAGCACCGAGCGCAGCGCCGGGACGACCGTCAGCGGACTGGCCATCGCCGAGATCGAGGACCTGGGCTACTGGCTCGTGTTCAACCTCGGCGACTCCCGCACCTACCGCATGGCGCACGGCGCCCTCGAGCAGGTCAGCGTCGACCACTCGGTGGTGCAGGAGCTCGTGGAGGCGGGCGAGCTCGACGCCTCCGGGATGCAGACCCACCCGCAGCGCAACGTGATCACCCGGGCGCTGGGTGCGGGCAGCGCCGGTGCGCCCGACTTCTGGCTGCTGCCCGCCGCGACGGGCGACCGGATGCTGGTCTGCTCCGACGGGCTCACCACCGAGCTCGACGACGCCCGCATCGCTCTCGTCCTGCGCGACGAGGCAGACCCGCAGGCCGCGGCCACCCGGCTGCTGCACGAGTCGCTCCTCCACGGCGGCCGCGACAACCTGACCGTGCTGGTCATCGACGCGACGGCCGTCAGCGCCGGCGACGACCTCGACCGCACCGTGCCGAGCGACCGGCTGCCGCTCGCCATCGCCGTCAGCGACGACACCGTGCCCCGCGAGATCGTCGCGCGCGAGATCGTCGCGGCACCGCCCGTCACCGGCACTCCCGACACCGAGGGGGCTCGCCCGTGA
- a CDS encoding FHA domain-containing protein has translation MTEIRYRPGRWFGVVSDRGMALLPDVLGEEGVKQVSEAFAAGRGLAGVLESLTGVFGASLLALPPFAVVSLEDDLSRVAVRGDLLVEVIEELGDDAPVVALSGEGVTTWNERMIAAPVSISLRVKAGRRGAALSLPIGSGVVLCSRLTATFRGATLEARPVGAEAGDAADPTEEEPVVEVVPVVEAAIVEPQVVEPQVVGVAAVEAPAAAPPVEEAVPAVMAPAVAPPVAVEPVLVEPVVVEPVVVEPPVADPAPVGRILAAEPAVPPAAVAPPEAPSAPPAAETGELDEWGYSAPPAAAPPAAPAPAAAPAPVAVPLGHDETRVPVSDTVRAADDEYDHLFGDTVARVVEDAAIREPEDEHGLIDLVPAASPPPELGDGDHDGHTISIAELRALAPVPAIPTPTSAIARLELSTGDVVELDRPVVIGRRPSAGRVAAHELPRLITVPSPLQDISRSHVEVRAEGRFVVVRDLASVNGTLLLRSGQVPVRLTGSESMVLAGGDVLDLGDGVTVTIREQA, from the coding sequence GTGACCGAGATCCGCTACCGACCCGGCCGCTGGTTCGGCGTCGTCTCCGACCGCGGGATGGCGCTGCTGCCCGACGTGCTGGGCGAGGAGGGCGTCAAGCAGGTCTCCGAGGCGTTCGCGGCGGGCCGCGGCCTTGCGGGCGTGCTCGAGTCGCTCACCGGAGTCTTCGGGGCCAGCCTGCTGGCGCTCCCGCCGTTCGCCGTCGTCTCCCTCGAGGACGACCTGTCGCGGGTCGCGGTCCGCGGCGATCTGCTCGTCGAGGTGATCGAGGAGCTCGGCGACGACGCCCCCGTCGTCGCACTCTCCGGCGAGGGGGTGACCACCTGGAACGAGCGGATGATCGCCGCTCCGGTCTCGATCAGCCTCCGTGTCAAGGCGGGCCGGCGCGGGGCGGCGCTGAGCCTGCCGATCGGCAGCGGGGTCGTGCTCTGCTCGCGGCTGACGGCGACGTTCCGTGGCGCGACCCTCGAGGCGCGGCCGGTCGGCGCGGAGGCGGGCGACGCGGCCGATCCGACCGAGGAGGAGCCGGTCGTCGAGGTCGTGCCGGTCGTCGAGGCGGCGATCGTCGAGCCGCAGGTCGTCGAGCCGCAGGTCGTCGGGGTCGCTGCCGTCGAGGCTCCCGCCGCGGCGCCGCCGGTCGAGGAGGCCGTCCCGGCGGTGATGGCGCCTGCGGTCGCGCCTCCGGTCGCCGTCGAGCCGGTGCTCGTCGAGCCGGTCGTCGTCGAGCCGGTGGTCGTCGAGCCGCCGGTCGCGGACCCGGCGCCGGTCGGGCGGATCCTCGCCGCCGAGCCCGCGGTGCCGCCCGCGGCCGTCGCTCCGCCCGAGGCACCGTCGGCGCCGCCCGCGGCCGAGACCGGCGAGCTCGACGAGTGGGGCTACTCCGCCCCGCCCGCCGCAGCGCCCCCTGCCGCGCCCGCGCCGGCCGCCGCGCCTGCGCCCGTTGCCGTCCCCCTCGGCCACGACGAGACCCGCGTGCCCGTCTCCGACACGGTCCGAGCCGCCGACGACGAGTACGACCACCTCTTCGGCGATACCGTCGCCCGGGTCGTCGAGGACGCCGCGATCCGCGAGCCGGAGGACGAGCACGGGCTGATCGACCTCGTCCCGGCCGCATCGCCGCCTCCGGAGCTCGGAGACGGCGACCACGACGGCCACACGATCTCGATCGCCGAGCTGCGCGCCCTCGCGCCCGTCCCGGCGATCCCGACGCCGACGAGCGCGATCGCCCGCCTCGAGCTCTCCACCGGCGACGTCGTCGAGCTCGACCGTCCCGTCGTGATCGGCCGGCGCCCCTCCGCAGGCCGCGTGGCCGCGCACGAGCTGCCGCGGCTGATCACCGTGCCGAGCCCGCTCCAGGACATCTCGCGCAGCCACGTCGAGGTCCGCGCGGAGGGCCGGTTCGTCGTGGTCCGCGACCTGGCGTCGGTGAACGGCACTCTCCTGCTCCGCTCGGGGCAGGTGCCCGTGCGGCTCACCGGGTCGGAGTCGATGGTGCTCGCCGGCGGCGACGTGCTCGACCTCGGCGACGGCGTCACCGTGACCATCCGGGAGCAGGCATGA
- a CDS encoding WXG100 family type VII secretion target, protein MAVWGLDVEQVRQLSSKLNQEASTIQQVLSTLTNQLGNTQWTGPDAEQFRNDWSSTHVAALNRVINALQDASQRASQNASAQESVSNG, encoded by the coding sequence ATGGCCGTTTGGGGACTCGACGTCGAGCAGGTCCGCCAGCTCTCGAGCAAGCTCAACCAGGAGGCGAGCACGATCCAGCAGGTGCTCTCGACCCTCACGAACCAGCTCGGCAACACGCAGTGGACGGGACCGGACGCGGAGCAGTTCCGCAACGACTGGTCGAGCACGCACGTCGCGGCGCTCAACCGCGTCATCAACGCCCTGCAGGACGCTTCGCAGCGCGCCTCGCAGAACGCGTCGGCGCAGGAGAGCGTCTCGAACGGATGA
- a CDS encoding FtsK/SpoIIIE domain-containing protein, producing MRLKLTLRRASGTSTDVVVTVDATVSVGAVAAALLEADPLRTDREHAGSGGAGPVTLDVLGASGLDRPRSIHPDLAIVEAGIRSGGTVQISRAAAGADGADRDRGPAVAVLRVLSGPDAGREFPLPAGTSRLGRERGVDVRLSDPLISKRHARVSVGETVEIIDTNSANGLSMGGRLVQRAMLTPADVVVIGDSAMSVVPLARLGGAPPTTPVIDFTRSPRVVVRFEERVLPAPTPPSRPTPQRFPLLALVAPLIMGAVLYVLTQQLLSVIFVALSPLLAIGTWIDHTVTERRTRKAQVAAFSRSLEALEEDVRAAQAVERAVRLAEQPSAADAVTAIAQRGEDLWTHRPEHRGFLAVRLGVGSLPSRCRIEQTAGNDTEPEFLRELAATVERHRLVHGVPVVAELRSSGALGIAGPAAVRADVARAIAVQLVGTHSPAELAVAALTSPASRSTWSWLEWLPHTGSVHSPLAGEHLADNPGSGASLLSRLEELVEERHEEGPALRGPVGPEEADRLPDPVTPAVIVVVEDDAPVDRARLIRLAERGPDAGVHVLWCSASIAELPAAARSFLLVADPGSPATTGQVRLGEHSHPVVFETVDASTALALARSLSPVVDGGVPVEDSSDLPREVAYAALAGPELIAASGAVIDRWRESKSITVRDGSAPVRRRSAGSLRALVGSAGTEPFYLDLRSQGPHALVGGTTGAGKSEFLQSWVLGLASAYSPDRVALLFVDYKGGAAFADCVQLPHTVGLVTDLSPHLVRRALTSLRAELRYREHLLNRKKMKDLVSLEKTGDPETPPSLLIIVDEFAALVNEVPEFVDGVVDVAQRGRSLGLHLILATQRPAGVIKDNLRANTNLRIALRMADADDSTDILGTPMAASFDPGIPGRGAAKTGPGRIAGFQTGYAGGRTTGEAPPPRIDIEEMAFGSGAAWEQDQSEAEETGDPGPTDIARMVATIGRAAAEARVPAPRKPWLDELAPAYDFSKLPHPRTDDRLLLGVVDSPETQSQPTVFYEPDRDGNMAVFGTGGSGKSTTLRSIAVAAAVTPRGGPVQVYGLDFGANGLQMLNDLPHVGAIVRGDDDERVVRLLRMLRDLVADRAERFGAVDASTIGEYRRLADRPDEPRILLLVDGIGAFREAYEYAGTSAWFSVFTQIATDGRQLGIHIVVAGDRPNSVPTSLNSTIQRRVVLRLAAEDDYLLLGVPKDVLSATSPPGRGVSEGSEVQIAVLGGEANVAIQARKIASLADAMRRQGAVAASPIERLPEVVPLAGLPAVASSGVCIGLADEDLAPIGVDASGAFLVAGSPGGGRTTALASLAAALRRGGRGARVVHLASRRSGLGARPAWSASVVGVPEVAAAADSLTSEIELGRFGPPGSALVIEGLTDFTGTEAEMALDRLVRAGVRAGVFVVGEGESSTWSQSYTLAQPFKAGRRGLLIVPGETDGDTLLGTPLGRIRRADLPPGRGFLIGRGRSVKLQIATDSG from the coding sequence ATGCGCCTGAAGCTGACACTCCGCCGCGCCTCCGGCACGAGCACGGACGTCGTCGTCACCGTCGACGCGACCGTCTCGGTCGGCGCGGTGGCCGCGGCCCTGCTCGAGGCCGACCCGCTGCGGACCGACCGCGAGCACGCGGGATCCGGCGGCGCCGGACCGGTCACCCTCGACGTCCTCGGCGCGAGCGGCCTCGACCGCCCGCGCTCGATCCACCCCGATCTCGCGATCGTGGAGGCCGGCATCCGCTCCGGGGGGACCGTGCAGATCTCGCGCGCCGCCGCGGGCGCGGACGGCGCCGACCGGGACCGCGGCCCGGCGGTCGCCGTGCTGCGCGTGCTCTCGGGCCCCGACGCGGGCCGCGAGTTCCCGCTCCCGGCCGGCACCAGCCGTCTCGGCCGGGAGCGCGGGGTCGACGTGCGGCTCTCCGACCCGCTGATCTCGAAGCGGCACGCGAGGGTGAGCGTCGGCGAGACGGTGGAGATCATCGACACCAACTCCGCGAACGGCCTCAGCATGGGCGGGCGGCTCGTGCAGCGGGCGATGCTCACCCCGGCCGACGTCGTCGTGATCGGCGACAGCGCCATGAGCGTCGTCCCGCTCGCCCGGCTCGGCGGCGCCCCGCCCACCACTCCGGTGATCGACTTCACCCGCTCCCCGCGGGTCGTCGTGCGGTTCGAGGAGCGAGTGCTCCCCGCTCCGACGCCGCCGTCCCGGCCGACGCCCCAGCGGTTCCCGCTGCTCGCGCTCGTCGCCCCGCTGATCATGGGCGCCGTGCTCTACGTGCTCACGCAGCAGCTGCTGAGCGTGATCTTCGTCGCCCTCAGTCCACTGCTCGCCATCGGCACCTGGATCGACCACACCGTCACCGAGCGGCGGACCCGGAAGGCGCAGGTCGCCGCCTTCTCCCGCTCGCTCGAGGCCCTCGAGGAGGACGTCCGGGCCGCGCAGGCCGTCGAGCGGGCCGTCCGCCTCGCCGAGCAGCCGTCGGCGGCCGACGCGGTCACCGCGATCGCCCAGCGCGGCGAGGACCTCTGGACCCACCGCCCCGAGCACCGCGGCTTCCTCGCGGTGCGGCTCGGCGTCGGCTCGCTCCCCTCCCGCTGCCGGATCGAGCAGACCGCGGGCAACGACACCGAGCCGGAGTTCCTCCGCGAGCTGGCCGCGACCGTCGAGCGTCACCGCCTCGTGCACGGCGTTCCCGTCGTCGCCGAGCTCCGCAGCAGCGGCGCGCTCGGGATCGCAGGGCCGGCCGCCGTCCGCGCCGACGTCGCCCGCGCGATCGCCGTGCAGCTGGTCGGCACGCACTCGCCCGCCGAGCTCGCCGTCGCGGCTCTCACCTCGCCCGCTTCGCGCTCGACCTGGTCGTGGCTCGAGTGGCTGCCGCACACCGGCTCGGTGCACTCGCCCCTCGCGGGGGAGCACCTCGCCGACAACCCCGGGTCCGGCGCGTCGCTGCTGTCCCGGCTCGAGGAGCTCGTCGAGGAGCGGCACGAGGAGGGGCCCGCCCTGCGCGGCCCGGTCGGCCCCGAGGAGGCCGACCGCCTGCCCGATCCCGTGACGCCCGCGGTGATCGTGGTCGTCGAGGACGACGCTCCCGTCGACCGGGCTCGGCTGATCCGGCTGGCCGAGCGCGGGCCGGACGCGGGCGTCCACGTGCTGTGGTGCTCCGCGAGCATCGCCGAGCTCCCCGCCGCCGCCCGCAGCTTCCTGCTCGTCGCCGACCCGGGCTCGCCCGCGACGACCGGGCAGGTCCGCCTCGGCGAGCACTCGCACCCGGTGGTCTTCGAGACGGTCGACGCGAGCACGGCCCTCGCGCTCGCGCGCTCCCTCTCGCCCGTCGTCGACGGCGGGGTCCCGGTCGAGGACTCCTCCGACCTGCCGCGCGAGGTCGCCTACGCCGCACTGGCGGGTCCCGAGCTGATCGCCGCGTCCGGCGCGGTCATCGACCGCTGGCGCGAGAGCAAGTCGATCACCGTGCGCGACGGGTCCGCCCCCGTGCGGCGCCGCTCGGCCGGCTCGCTGCGGGCGCTCGTCGGCTCGGCCGGCACCGAGCCGTTCTACCTCGACCTGCGCAGCCAGGGACCGCACGCTCTCGTCGGCGGGACCACGGGAGCCGGCAAATCGGAGTTCCTGCAGTCCTGGGTGCTCGGCCTCGCGTCCGCCTACAGCCCCGACCGCGTCGCCCTCCTCTTCGTCGACTACAAGGGCGGCGCGGCCTTCGCCGACTGCGTGCAGCTGCCGCACACCGTCGGCCTGGTCACCGACCTCTCGCCGCACCTCGTCCGCCGCGCGCTGACCAGCCTCCGGGCCGAGCTGCGCTACCGGGAGCACCTGCTCAACCGCAAGAAGATGAAGGACCTCGTCTCGCTGGAGAAGACGGGCGACCCGGAGACCCCGCCGAGCCTGCTGATCATCGTCGACGAGTTCGCCGCGCTGGTGAACGAGGTGCCGGAGTTCGTGGACGGCGTGGTCGACGTCGCCCAGCGGGGCCGCTCGCTCGGTCTGCACCTGATCCTCGCCACGCAGCGGCCGGCCGGCGTCATCAAGGACAACCTCCGCGCGAACACCAACCTGCGCATCGCCCTGCGGATGGCGGACGCCGACGACTCGACCGACATCCTGGGCACGCCGATGGCGGCCTCCTTCGACCCCGGCATCCCCGGGCGCGGGGCTGCCAAGACGGGACCGGGCCGGATCGCCGGCTTCCAGACCGGCTACGCCGGCGGGCGGACCACCGGTGAGGCGCCGCCGCCCCGGATCGACATCGAGGAGATGGCCTTCGGCTCCGGCGCCGCCTGGGAGCAGGACCAGTCCGAGGCGGAGGAGACCGGCGACCCTGGCCCGACCGACATCGCCCGCATGGTGGCGACGATCGGGCGGGCGGCGGCCGAGGCGCGCGTGCCGGCGCCGCGCAAACCCTGGCTCGACGAGCTCGCGCCGGCCTACGACTTCTCCAAGCTGCCGCACCCGCGCACCGACGACCGCCTGCTGCTGGGAGTCGTCGACAGCCCCGAGACGCAGAGCCAGCCGACCGTCTTCTACGAGCCCGACCGCGACGGCAACATGGCCGTCTTCGGCACCGGCGGCTCCGGCAAGTCGACGACCCTGCGCTCGATCGCGGTCGCGGCGGCCGTGACGCCGCGCGGAGGCCCCGTGCAGGTCTACGGCCTCGACTTCGGCGCCAACGGCCTGCAGATGCTCAACGACCTGCCGCATGTCGGCGCGATCGTCCGCGGCGACGACGACGAGCGCGTCGTGCGCCTGCTCCGGATGCTCCGCGACCTCGTCGCGGACCGCGCCGAGCGCTTCGGCGCCGTCGACGCCTCGACGATCGGGGAGTACCGCCGGCTCGCGGATCGCCCCGACGAACCGCGGATCCTGCTGCTCGTCGACGGCATCGGCGCCTTCCGGGAGGCCTACGAGTACGCCGGCACCAGTGCCTGGTTCAGCGTCTTCACGCAGATCGCGACCGATGGGCGGCAGCTCGGGATCCACATCGTCGTCGCGGGCGACCGTCCCAACTCGGTGCCCACCTCCCTCAACTCGACCATCCAGCGCCGCGTCGTGCTCCGGCTCGCCGCCGAGGACGACTACCTGCTGCTCGGCGTGCCCAAGGACGTGCTCTCCGCCACCTCGCCGCCGGGACGCGGCGTCAGCGAGGGCAGCGAGGTGCAGATCGCCGTGCTCGGCGGCGAGGCGAACGTGGCGATCCAGGCCCGCAAGATCGCCAGCCTGGCCGACGCGATGCGCCGGCAGGGCGCTGTGGCTGCTTCGCCCATCGAGCGCCTCCCGGAGGTCGTGCCTCTTGCCGGCCTGCCGGCCGTCGCATCGTCCGGCGTCTGCATCGGACTCGCCGACGAGGATCTCGCCCCGATCGGAGTGGACGCCTCCGGTGCGTTCCTGGTCGCAGGGTCGCCGGGGGGAGGACGGACGACCGCGCTCGCCTCGCTCGCTGCGGCACTGCGGCGAGGTGGGCGCGGAGCGCGCGTCGTCCACCTCGCCTCCCGGCGGTCCGGTCTCGGGGCCAGGCCCGCCTGGAGTGCCAGCGTCGTCGGGGTCCCCGAGGTCGCGGCGGCGGCCGATTCGCTCACCAGCGAGATCGAGCTCGGACGCTTCGGGCCGCCGGGCAGCGCCCTCGTGATCGAGGGGCTCACCGACTTCACCGGGACCGAGGCCGAGATGGCGCTCGACCGGCTCGTGCGAGCCGGTGTCCGGGCCGGCGTCTTCGTGGTCGGCGAAGGGGAGTCGTCGACATGGAGCCAGTCCTACACGCTCGCGCAGCCCTTCAAGGCGGGCAGGCGGGGCCTCCTGATCGTTCCGGGCGAGACGGACGGCGACACACTTCTCGGCACTCCACTCGGCAGGATCCGCCGCGCGGATCTTCCGCCCGGCCGGGGGTTCCTCATCGGTCGCGGCCGGTCGGTGAAGCTGCAGATCGCCACGGACTCGGGCTGA
- a CDS encoding serine/threonine-protein kinase produces MSAPRSSPPPAIQGFEFQRPLGSGGFADVFLYEQARPRRTVAIKVLRAGLTTDRERDAFEAEANLMASLSTHPSIVTIYQADIAADGRPYLAMEYCPNPNLAVRLKSGRLAVADALRIGIQVAGAVETVHRAGILHRDIKPANVLVTAYDRPALTDFGIAGALLDGSADLAGLSIPWSPPEAFGAEIPNEVALDVYALGATVYSLLAGRSPFELPGRSINSHELIERIRSAPLPPLGRADAPASLDRVLAISMAKAPQGRFTTALEFGRALQRIQVELSLAVTTADVLDDALPQERVEEEDDGNTRIRGIVSIDPVPRPVAPRAAAPALAEISGVPAFDLERTMARGSAASFVAPAPLSEPRAPVQEPPRSAPAPARRRRPLVLTGIAVLAAASVAGGAALVAAMPTSTADPRRTTAPEAPADPVGRVDVPAVTGLTGAVGADGVVFTWTNPQPEDGDRFLWAPAGTGSIPDPRTQEESTVTVPADASGQTCLEVTLLRQSGRASAPTTACAP; encoded by the coding sequence ATGAGCGCGCCGCGGTCGTCCCCGCCCCCCGCGATCCAGGGCTTCGAGTTCCAGCGGCCGCTGGGCTCCGGCGGCTTCGCCGACGTCTTCCTCTACGAGCAGGCCCGCCCCCGGCGCACCGTCGCGATCAAGGTGCTCCGCGCAGGGCTGACGACGGATCGCGAGCGCGACGCCTTCGAGGCCGAGGCGAACCTGATGGCGTCCCTCTCGACGCACCCGTCGATCGTCACCATCTACCAGGCCGACATCGCCGCCGACGGCCGGCCCTACCTGGCGATGGAGTACTGCCCGAACCCCAACCTCGCCGTCCGGCTGAAGAGCGGCCGGCTGGCCGTGGCCGACGCGCTGCGCATCGGCATCCAGGTCGCCGGCGCGGTCGAGACCGTGCACCGCGCGGGCATCCTGCATCGCGACATCAAGCCCGCCAACGTGCTCGTGACCGCCTACGACCGGCCGGCCCTCACCGACTTCGGCATCGCCGGAGCGCTCCTGGACGGCTCCGCCGACCTCGCCGGACTGTCGATCCCGTGGTCGCCTCCCGAGGCGTTCGGCGCCGAGATCCCGAACGAGGTCGCCCTCGACGTCTACGCCCTCGGCGCGACCGTCTACTCACTGCTCGCCGGGCGCTCGCCGTTCGAGCTGCCGGGGCGCTCGATCAATTCGCACGAGCTGATCGAGCGGATCCGCTCGGCGCCGCTGCCGCCGCTCGGGCGCGCCGACGCCCCGGCCTCGCTCGACCGGGTGCTCGCCATCAGCATGGCGAAGGCGCCGCAGGGCCGTTTCACGACCGCCCTCGAGTTCGGCCGCGCCCTGCAGCGGATCCAGGTCGAGCTCTCCCTCGCCGTCACCACGGCCGACGTGCTCGACGACGCCCTGCCGCAGGAGCGGGTGGAGGAGGAGGACGACGGCAACACCCGCATCCGCGGCATCGTCAGCATCGACCCGGTGCCGCGACCCGTCGCTCCTCGCGCGGCCGCGCCGGCGCTCGCCGAGATCTCCGGCGTCCCGGCGTTCGACCTGGAGCGGACGATGGCGCGCGGGTCCGCCGCCTCCTTCGTCGCCCCGGCTCCGCTGTCGGAGCCCCGCGCACCGGTCCAGGAGCCGCCGCGGAGCGCACCGGCGCCCGCGCGCCGTCGCCGGCCGCTCGTGCTCACCGGGATCGCGGTGCTCGCCGCCGCCTCCGTCGCCGGCGGGGCCGCCCTGGTCGCGGCGATGCCGACCTCGACCGCGGACCCCCGCCGCACCACGGCGCCCGAGGCGCCCGCCGATCCGGTCGGCCGGGTCGACGTCCCCGCCGTCACCGGACTCACCGGCGCGGTCGGTGCCGACGGCGTCGTCTTCACCTGGACCAACCCGCAGCCGGAGGACGGCGACCGCTTCCTCTGGGCCCCCGCCGGCACCGGCTCGATCCCCGATCCCCGCACTCAGGAGGAGAGCACCGTGACGGTCCCCGCCGACGCCTCAGGACAGACCTGCCTCGAGGTGACGCTGCTCCGCCAGAGCGGCCGCGCCTCGGCCCCGACGACGGCGTGCGCGCCGTGA
- a CDS encoding WXG100 family type VII secretion target, with amino-acid sequence MSSGMYGADVAQLRDLARRLQSASDQLNGSRQRIGSGIRIAAWVGPVAVRFRMLWDSEYSRQVQGASDALERISRDVLKQAEQQERASARDGGAAGSRGGGNVSVADLVRQGGKALERTREAVLALIAAGATTLDVLRNLQDLEKVMIAGDKVLESRFLASPALGKVLLPLGALLSARAVSEAAGKGDVLGAFVEGGAGIASTGVGIAGASAPAAAAAGWGVIGLGVIALKGLVDVSIPYTAQAQDAAMAQGIRDRFPNADRANRTQEQSDYIARRYDSPLGPMAMISDTMRASGEPLRKALVSVLPITTNSALAGREAITRVLHP; translated from the coding sequence ATGAGCAGTGGGATGTACGGCGCCGATGTGGCGCAGCTGCGCGACCTGGCGCGGCGGCTCCAGTCCGCCAGCGACCAGCTGAACGGCTCGCGCCAGCGCATCGGGAGCGGCATCCGCATCGCCGCCTGGGTGGGCCCGGTGGCCGTGCGGTTCCGGATGCTGTGGGACAGCGAGTACAGCCGCCAGGTGCAGGGGGCGTCGGACGCCCTCGAGCGCATCTCGCGGGACGTCCTGAAGCAGGCCGAGCAGCAGGAGCGCGCGAGCGCTCGCGACGGCGGTGCGGCCGGGTCGCGCGGCGGGGGGAACGTCTCGGTCGCCGACCTCGTGCGTCAGGGAGGGAAGGCTCTCGAGCGCACACGGGAGGCCGTCCTCGCTCTGATCGCGGCTGGCGCCACGACCCTCGACGTGCTCCGGAATCTGCAGGACCTCGAGAAGGTGATGATCGCCGGCGACAAGGTCCTCGAGAGCAGGTTCCTCGCGTCGCCTGCGCTCGGCAAGGTGCTGCTGCCCCTCGGCGCCCTGCTCTCGGCCCGCGCGGTATCGGAGGCAGCAGGCAAGGGCGACGTGCTCGGCGCGTTCGTCGAAGGCGGTGCCGGTATCGCGAGTACCGGAGTCGGCATTGCGGGCGCATCAGCTCCGGCCGCGGCGGCGGCGGGATGGGGAGTGATCGGGCTCGGAGTCATCGCCCTGAAAGGCCTCGTCGACGTCTCCATCCCCTACACCGCGCAGGCGCAGGACGCAGCGATGGCGCAGGGCATCAGGGATCGCTTCCCGAACGCCGACCGGGCGAACCGCACGCAAGAGCAGTCGGACTACATCGCCCGCCGGTACGACTCGCCGCTCGGACCCATGGCGATGATCAGCGACACGATGCGGGCATCGGGCGAACCGCTGAGGAAGGCGCTCGTGAGCGTACTTCCGATCACCACGAACAGCGCCCTCGCGGGCAGGGAGGCGATCACTCGTGTCCTCCACCCCTGA